Part of the Acidobacteriota bacterium genome is shown below.
GTGCTTGGGGGCTACAGCCTGCGACATGCAGAGTCCTTGCTGACTTACTAAGAAACAAATGCGGAACCCGTGATTCTATCGCGCCAAGTGGCCGCTCGCTAGTCGAACCGTCCCTGCTCGCCGATCGAACCGTCCCCCGTGAGATCTCATTTGCAATAGGGCTTCCTCGGCTCGCGCGCCTTCGCGCTCCGCGCTCAGTGGCGCTCGCTCGGAATGACAATTCCGAGGAAACAAAAACGCGGTCGCCGCGGCGCCCGCGTCCACACCACTTGGCAACTAGCGCACGCGCTTGACCAGCCGCAGCGTATCTTCATCCAGGATGCGCCGGATCTGGTTCTTGGCGTGGACAGCCCACGGTCCCGAGCGGTCTAGCTTCACGTAGGACCGCCAGTGCGGCAGAGCTTTGCGCGGCTGGCGCATCTTTTCGTAGGCGAGCGCGAGGTTGTAGTGCGCGTCGGCGTAGGTCGGCGCCAGGCCGATGGCCGTCTTGTAGGCGCGGACGGCATCTGGCAGCCGCCCTGTCTCATCCAGAACGTTGCCGAGATCGAAGTAGGCCAGCGCATAGCGTGGGTCCACTTCGACGGCCTTGCGATAGAACGCCTCGGCCTGCACATAGTCCTGACGGTTGTAGAAGAGCGTGCCCAGGTTGATGTGCGCGGCGGCGTGGTGCGGCTCGAGCTCGATGGCTTTCTTGTAGGCCTCGATGGCCTCGAGCTGCGTCGCCGGGTCTTCTTCCAGGCCGATGCCCTTGGCAAACCACTCGGCCGAGCTTTCCAGCGCGCGGAAGTGACGGACTTTCGACGAGATGACTTGATCGTTCCTGGAAGCGAAGTCCATG
Proteins encoded:
- a CDS encoding tetratricopeptide repeat protein, which encodes MANDNLEHEGTVNRYPRADALRILRITTRQLLGWEKAGLVEPSETYSFFELLQLKKLRDLRAKKVRSAVIRQSLEAMQRQVSGMVNPLLEAGTFSTGTRVAFRHRGKSVEPMSGQFVMDFASRNDQVISSKVRHFRALESSAEWFAKGIGLEEDPATQLEAIEAYKKAIELEPHHAAAHINLGTLFYNRQDYVQAEAFYRKAVEVDPRYALAYFDLGNVLDETGRLPDAVRAYKTAIGLAPTYADAHYNLALAYEKMRQPRKALPHWRSYVKLDRSGPWAVHAKNQIRRILDEDTLRLVKRVR